AGGGAGACCTCGAAGATGGCTGCACCGTAATCATGGTGCTCCGCGAGGTTCACGGTCTCAATTATGCTGGCCGGGGCTATGCTTATATCCCGCCTGAGGAGTTCATCACCTGCCCATGATCCCAGACTGCTGAGGACCAGGGGTTCAAGGCCCTTCATTATACTCAGGAGTATCCACACGGTGCTTGTTTTCCCCTTAACACCTGTCACCTCAACCACCGGCACCCTATTCTCCCTCCTCCAGGAACTGAGGAGCCATCCGGTTACCTCATGGTGGTTTAGATCTGACCTGACAGGGCAGTGTACAGGTGCTATTACTGTGGATCCACTGACAGGCCCTTCAACGGCACGGATACCTGCTTCCATCAGAAGTTCACGGTCATCATCATCGAGTGTGCCGTAAAAGTCCCAGGCCATGACCTCAGGGAAGTACTTCCTCATCTCCAGGGCTATGGTGACACCCCCATGGGTGAGGTCAGCCACGAGGGGCCTTACAATTTCAGATTCCATTTAAACAGCCTTCAACCATTTATAGAGTCTATTCCGCCCTCTATGAGCTTCTCACGGACCTTCCTGTAGAAGTCCTTGCTGAGCCTCACGAAGCGGGCCTTTCGCCCTGACTTCCTGAATATGACCTCATCCATGTGGTTGATCTCCTCCTCATACTGGCCGTCGATAACGGCGATTGCCTTCTTCCCCTTTCTGAGGAGTTTAACCCGGATTACGCTCTTGTTTGAGACCACCAGGGGTCTTGCGCTGAGCTTGAAGGGACATATCGGCACTATGAGGAAGGCTTCAACCCGGGGGTCAACTATGGGACCACCTGCCGACATGGAGTAGGCTGTTGAGCCGCTTGGTGTTGCTATGATTATCCCGTCGGCCCGGAGCTCCTCAACCACCTCATCATCAACAGATATCTCTATATGCAGCATCTTGGCTGGCCTGCGGGTCATGAGGACGACCTCGTTGAGGGCGGAGGGCAGCTCACCGTTGTGGTAGACACTCAGGAGAGTCCTCTCCTCTACGGCGTATTCACCCCTGAGGACCGCTTCAAGGGCTGAGAACACATTTTCAGGGTCAACCTCAGTTAAAAAACCAACCGTACCCATGTTTATGCCGAGTATGGGTATCTCCTTATCCTCTATGAGGCTCCTGGTCCTGAGTATCGTCCCATCCCCGCCGATGGTGAGTATAATGTCGGCCTCCATGTTCCTTATGTCTTCCCTGTATTCCCTCAGATGGGGGAGTTCCTCTGTGAGTTTAAGGTCGACTGTAATTTCAACCCCCCTGTTAAGGAGGA
This region of Methanothermobacter thermautotrophicus genomic DNA includes:
- a CDS encoding NAD(+) kinase, with amino-acid sequence MMRIGIIARFDVPEAVEMAGGVASFLLNRGVEITVDLKLTEELPHLREYREDIRNMEADIILTIGGDGTILRTRSLIEDKEIPILGINMGTVGFLTEVDPENVFSALEAVLRGEYAVEERTLLSVYHNGELPSALNEVVLMTRRPAKMLHIEISVDDEVVEELRADGIIIATPSGSTAYSMSAGGPIVDPRVEAFLIVPICPFKLSARPLVVSNKSVIRVKLLRKGKKAIAVIDGQYEEEINHMDEVIFRKSGRKARFVRLSKDFYRKVREKLIEGGIDSING